In a genomic window of Meriones unguiculatus strain TT.TT164.6M chromosome 8, Bangor_MerUng_6.1, whole genome shotgun sequence:
- the Upp2 gene encoding uridine phosphorylase 2 isoform X5: MASILPASNRSMGRDKNAYEGQRSVYVKNPHLDAMDEDILYHLDLGTKTHNLPAMFGDVKFVCVGGSPNRMKAFALFMHKELGLEGDGEDIEDICAGTDRYCMFKTGPVLSISHGMGIPSISIMLHELIKLLHHARCCDVTIIRIGTSGGIGIAPGSVVITDTAVDSFFKPRFEQVILDNVVTRSTELDKELANDLFNCSREIPNFPTLIGHTMCTYDFYEGQGRLDGALCSFSREKKLDYLKRAYKAGVRNIEMESTVFAAMCGLCGLKGATVLTQRTQSQS; encoded by the exons ACAAAGGTCTGTATATGTTAAGAATCCTCACCTGGATGCTATGGATGAAGACATTCTCTATCACTTGGATTTAGGAACCAAAACACACAACCTACCAGCAATGTTTGGGGATGTAAAg TTTGTCTGCGTGGGTGGGAGCCCCAACAGAATGAAGGCGTTTGCACTGTTTATGCACAAGGAACTCGGgctggagggagatggagaagacATTGAAGACATCTGTGCGGGAACAGACCGATATTGCATGTTCAAAACAGGCCCTGTACTCTCCATCAGT CACGGGATGGGCATCCCCTCCATTTCCATTATGCTCCACGAACTCATCAAACTACTCCACCACGCACGCTGCTGTGACGTTACCATCATCAGGATTGGAACATCAGGGGGCATTG GCATTGCCCCAGGGTCTGTGGTAATAACAGACACAGCTGTAGACTCCTTCTTCAAGCCTCGGTTTGAGCAGGTCATCTTGGACAACGTGGTCACCCGAAGCACTGAACTTGACAAGGAACTGGCTAACGATTTGTTCAACTGTAGCAGAGAAATCCCCAATTTTCCAACCCTTATCGGACACACGATGTGTACCTATGATTTTTATGAAG GCCAAGGTCGCCTCGATGGAGCGTTGTGTTccttttcaagagaaaaaaagctAGACTACTTGAAGAGAGCGTACAAAGCTGGAGTCAGGAACATCGAAATGGAATCGACGGTGTTCGCAGCCATGTGTGGACTCTGTGGTCTGAAAG GAGCCACGGTTCTAACTCAGAGGACTCAGTCACAGAGTTAG